In Sphingobacterium sp. SRCM116780, the genomic stretch GACAGATGTTCATGCCATATCGAAAGCTTTTCCAATTAAAGTGAGCAGGAACTTTATGACGACGCTCTCCAATGATCTCTCGCTGTTCATTTATTAAAAAGGTTTCCCCATATAAGATATCAGCACCCTCACTTACTTCTGCTAAGTTTGCTAAAGTTTCTTTATTGTGTAATTCATCACCAGAATTCAAAAAAAGTACATAATCTCCGGTTGCTTTGGCTAAACCCTTATTCATTGCGTCATAAATTCCCTTATCTTTTTCAGATAATAGAATTGCAATATTTGACTTGTATTTTTCTACAACATCCAAGGTACCATCTGTCGATGATCCATCAATAATGATGTATTCGACATGTTTATAAGTTTGGTTAACAACGGATTTTAGGGTATGTTCGATATCCCGCACATTATTATAGACGACTGTAATGATGGAAAATGTGGGATTATTATACATGCTATTTTTTTAATTCGTTGAATTTCTTTTTTGCAAAACGAATCCCTCTTCGTAAGAGAGAACCTTTTCTATGGGCGTAAAAATACTTAATTGCTTCATAAGCCCGTGTATACTCTTGAACTTCTTGTGGGAATTCGGTTATTTTTTTATCTGCAAGCACAACTTGATAAGTAGATTCTGCTGCGGTATGTGTTCCAGATCCATCATTACCGATATTCTGCGTCAATGAATTTCGGGGATATAGCACTAACCCGTTATTTTTAAAAACAGAAGCATACCACCGAATAGCCCACGAGTTGATTTTTCCTGCTTTGAATTCCTGAACCTGTTTCCAAAAGTTCTCTTTGCCTTCTATACTAAACTGGTGAATCTGTTCAGCACTAAAATCATCAGTAAGAGCATGAATGTCCGAATTGAAAAAACTCCATGCTCGATCCCAAGTGGCCCAGCCCCAGCTATTTGCAACTCGAAAGAAGAATGTTTCTGGTAATGCTGCTAAGTTTTTAACAGGATAACCATAACCCGATATCTGCATCACTCGATCTTCATTTTGATAACGATCTAATGCATCATTAAAATAGTCTAAAGCAAAAGGAGATGTTGTTAAGTCATCCTCTAAGACAATAATCCGACCATATTGATGGACAATTTTAGAGACTCCATCAATTACGTTGGCCGCTAAACCGCAGTTTGTATCTCTTAAAATAAGATGAACTTTTTTGAATTTCCAATCTCTTTTGATGATTGCTCTCACTTGCTCCACGGCAACTGTTGCCTGTTCATTTTTAGCGGCATCTGAATAGATGAATAATTCCGAATTAGCAGCTATTGCATTTTGCTCCAGAGCTTCCAATGTCTGTATGGTATGCTGCGGTCTATTGTAGACAAAAAGAATAATTGGCGCTAATTTTTTCATTAAATTTTGAAAAATTTTGATTTCAAGAGCTGTAGAATGAGTTTGATATCAGCAATAGATTTTTGTTTGTTTTTTAAAGTATAAAACAAAATTAAAAATTTATAGTATTTGACAACAGATTGGTAAGTTGTCTTATGCAAATATCCTAGTTTTTGCTGTAAATAAAAATAAGAGTTTAAACCTAACTCGACGATATGTAATGAAAAGGGCCTATCTGAAATGGGATGCTGGTATTCTTGAGACATATCCATCTTTATTTCTGCATTTGGAAAAGATTTTAAAATATGTTCATGTAAATATCTTTCCTCTCCATATAAAAATATCTTTGGATCATAACCTCCAATTTGTATAAACGAAGATTTACGAAGGAAGAAACATGCCCCATTTATTACGGAATACTTCGGGTTGAAATGGTTTAATTTTTGAAGGAAAAAATTAACTAAGAATGAGTTTACAGTCAGTTTTCTGGCTAAAAAAGAATGCGTTTTTTTATTATTTTGATCAATTTGCTGTAGCCCTAGGAGCTTTAAATTGGAGTTTTGTATAAAGTTGGTCACTCCCCATTGAAAAACTGGTTTTATGAGCTCAACATCTGGATTGATTAACAAAACATACGCATACTTTGCATGCTCAACGCCAAGATTATTACCAGCACCATAGCCTGCATTAATCGTATTATTAACGATTTGAACATTCGGAAAGTTTTGGGCAAGATAAAGATTTACTTCATTTTGATTGTTGCTATTATTATCAACTACAATCACTTCCAGATTTTCCTCAATATCATTGTTTCTGTAGATTGCTGTAATACAATTATCCAATAATGTTACCTCTGTGTTGTAAGTTAAGATAACGATACTCAGTCCATGATATTCCATGTTTGTTCTATCTTGTAACATATTTTTTCTTAATATATGTCACTATTTCGTGAAGAATAGCAGATTTAAAAATATAAAGAATTGAAAGATATATTGCTGAGAAAACGACAATCTTTATTAAAGAAGATGCGAATATATTGATAAAGTAATGACCACTATAATATGCAATTAGTCCACCGACTATTACTGTAATGACATATTTAATAATAGTCTTACCCAGATAGAGGTATTTTATCCCAGAATGCTTAGCGATCGATATTTGCCAGATAAAGGTCCAAAAAACTGTAAATATAGACATACCCCATACAATATAAATAATGTCCAGCCGATGTAGACAAAAGATAATCAATAACTGTATAAGGCCAAAGGCCACGATGTGACGCATGTAAATATTTGAAGCACCTTTGCTCAGGAAGTAATTACCGTAAAAATTAATAATAGGAGCAAAAGCAGCATTTATACACAATACTTGCAGTAGTGGGACACTAGGCAACCATTTTGAAGAAATTGTAATGGTAATAAACTCTTCTGATATAATACATAACAGTGCTAATGCAGGGAAAGTGGTAAAACAAATGAAGTTCAGTAATTTTAAAAATACCCTATTCTGCTTTTCATTGTCATTATTCAAGTTTGAAAGTAGAGGCTGTGCAAATCCATGAGACATATTGGCAATAATACCTTGAGTCATTCCGCTCCATTTATTTGCTTGTGTATAGTACCCTACCGTTGCTTTTGTTGTAATTTTTCCTAAATAGAATGTTAGTAGATTATTATTGATGTGGTTGACAATATTTGCTATTAGTATTTTATTACTAAACTTCCACATTCCTTTTATAGGACTAAAATCCACTTTCAATGAAGGTCTGAAATCGGATAAGAAAAAACAGATTGCAGAAAAGGAAAAACTATAGGCAACTGACTGGAAAACAATTGACCAATATGAGAAATTATAATAAACCAAAATAATACCCACTATACCCGAAATCAAAACGCTTAATGTCGTTGCTAGAGAGCGCTCCTTTACTTTTAAATTTTTAAAAAGATAAGCGCTATGTGCGATCCCAAAACTACCAAAAACAAAACTAGAGAATAAATATCGAGATAACTTAGTTAACTCCGGTATACCAAAAAATGCGCTAATGAATGGGGCTGCAAAAAATAATAGCGTATATAGACCTAAACTAATTAATATAGTCGTCCAAAATACAGCATTATAATCCTTGTATTCAACATCTTTTTTATTCGCCAATGAACTAATAAATCCCGATTCTTGGATAGTCGATGCAATGAGGGTGAAAATTGTTAGAATACCTACAAGACCATAATCTTCAGCTGAAAGTTTACGAGCTAAATAGATACCAAAAATAAGGTTAAGTAATTGCTGAACTCCAGTAGAAATACCACCCCAAAGTATACCTTTTACAGTTTTAGACTTTAATGACTCGTTATTCTTTTGAGTGGACATTCTTTTTTGTAAAGTACATTTAGATTACGGTCACATTATTTGCAAAATCAAATAAAGATTTGTCTTGAGGATCCATATCCGTAACAAGATATTTTACATCTTTTAGGGGAGCAACTCTCATTTTTTGATTAGAGTTTAGTTTTTCAGCAATACTTAAAATTGCGATATTTTTAGAGCATTTTATCATTGCTCTTTTTATTTGTACGACTTCCCAATCAGAATCTGTAATTCCTTCTTCAACAGACAAACTATTCGTTCCCAACAAGCAAAGATCGATGCGAATGTCAGCAAGCTCATTGATAACCTGTGCTCCAGATACAATATTGGTATTTCTGGATAGTTTCCCTCCAATCAATATCACTTCTAGATTTGGCTTTTCAGCTAATTCTAAAGCAACTAAAGGGCTTATGGTAAAAATTGTACATTGAAGACTATCTGGAACCAGGCGGGCTAACTCGATCATCGTGGTGCCACCTCCTGCTAAAATTGTCATCCCATTTTGAAGTAGACCAATTGCTTTCTTTGCAATTTCTTTTTTTGCTTCTTTTGCATAGACGTTACCATCTTGAAACGGAAATTGAAAAGATTTGGATAGTGCTCCCCCATAAACTTTTAATACTTTTCCATTTTCAGCCAATTCATTTAAATCTCTTCTGATGGTGTCTTCAGAAACATTTAGCTGAATACTTAAATCTGACGATAATACTTTATTATGTAAATTTATTTGGTGTATAATGAAAGCTTGTCTTTCTTCTTTTAACATAACAGATGGTTTAATAACAGAAAATTGATTTGCAAATGTAACAAAATGGAGATATATAAAGTAAATATTTTTTTAATCGTTATCCTTTTGACTTTTTGTTATTCCAGCCTTGAAACGAGGTTTAAATCCTGCAGGTTTGCTTACGGATTCTTGTGAAGGCGTTACCTCTTGCCTGTCCTCAGTAGCTTGCTTTTCCTGTGATGTATTCTCTGATATTTCATTAGTTGCAGGCTTCGTTACTCCTACTTTGAAACGAGGTTTAAATCCTGCGGGTTTGCTTACAGGTTCTTGTGAAGGAGCTGCCTCTTGCTTATCCTCAGTTGCTTTATTTTCCTGTGATGTAGTCTCCGATATTTCAGTGGTTGCAGGTTTCGT encodes the following:
- a CDS encoding glycosyltransferase, whose product is MKKLAPIILFVYNRPQHTIQTLEALEQNAIAANSELFIYSDAAKNEQATVAVEQVRAIIKRDWKFKKVHLILRDTNCGLAANVIDGVSKIVHQYGRIIVLEDDLTTSPFALDYFNDALDRYQNEDRVMQISGYGYPVKNLAALPETFFFRVANSWGWATWDRAWSFFNSDIHALTDDFSAEQIHQFSIEGKENFWKQVQEFKAGKINSWAIRWYASVFKNNGLVLYPRNSLTQNIGNDGSGTHTAAESTYQVVLADKKITEFPQEVQEYTRAYEAIKYFYAHRKGSLLRRGIRFAKKKFNELKK
- a CDS encoding glycosyltransferase; its protein translation is MLQDRTNMEYHGLSIVILTYNTEVTLLDNCITAIYRNNDIEENLEVIVVDNNSNNQNEVNLYLAQNFPNVQIVNNTINAGYGAGNNLGVEHAKYAYVLLINPDVELIKPVFQWGVTNFIQNSNLKLLGLQQIDQNNKKTHSFLARKLTVNSFLVNFFLQKLNHFNPKYSVINGACFFLRKSSFIQIGGYDPKIFLYGEERYLHEHILKSFPNAEIKMDMSQEYQHPISDRPFSLHIVELGLNSYFYLQQKLGYLHKTTYQSVVKYYKFLILFYTLKNKQKSIADIKLILQLLKSKFFKI
- a CDS encoding DeoR/GlpR family DNA-binding transcription regulator; this encodes MLKEERQAFIIHQINLHNKVLSSDLSIQLNVSEDTIRRDLNELAENGKVLKVYGGALSKSFQFPFQDGNVYAKEAKKEIAKKAIGLLQNGMTILAGGGTTMIELARLVPDSLQCTIFTISPLVALELAEKPNLEVILIGGKLSRNTNIVSGAQVINELADIRIDLCLLGTNSLSVEEGITDSDWEVVQIKRAMIKCSKNIAILSIAEKLNSNQKMRVAPLKDVKYLVTDMDPQDKSLFDFANNVTVI
- a CDS encoding glycosyltransferase family 2 protein; amino-acid sequence: MYNNPTFSIITVVYNNVRDIEHTLKSVVNQTYKHVEYIIIDGSSTDGTLDVVEKYKSNIAILLSEKDKGIYDAMNKGLAKATGDYVLFLNSGDELHNKETLANLAEVSEGADILYGETFLINEQREIIGERRHKVPAHFNWKSFRYGMNICHQAIYIKRSLAEPYDLTYKLCADIDWVIKAAKKANICVNANQHVARYLVGGMSKQKHRESLKERFEIFKKYYGTIPNLFNHLVIVTKMIVYRFKNGNPAD
- a CDS encoding lipopolysaccharide biosynthesis protein, encoding MSTQKNNESLKSKTVKGILWGGISTGVQQLLNLIFGIYLARKLSAEDYGLVGILTIFTLIASTIQESGFISSLANKKDVEYKDYNAVFWTTILISLGLYTLLFFAAPFISAFFGIPELTKLSRYLFSSFVFGSFGIAHSAYLFKNLKVKERSLATTLSVLISGIVGIILVYYNFSYWSIVFQSVAYSFSFSAICFFLSDFRPSLKVDFSPIKGMWKFSNKILIANIVNHINNNLLTFYLGKITTKATVGYYTQANKWSGMTQGIIANMSHGFAQPLLSNLNNDNEKQNRVFLKLLNFICFTTFPALALLCIISEEFITITISSKWLPSVPLLQVLCINAAFAPIINFYGNYFLSKGASNIYMRHIVAFGLIQLLIIFCLHRLDIIYIVWGMSIFTVFWTFIWQISIAKHSGIKYLYLGKTIIKYVITVIVGGLIAYYSGHYFINIFASSLIKIVVFSAIYLSILYIFKSAILHEIVTYIKKKYVTR